From Pseudomonas sp. B21-028, one genomic window encodes:
- a CDS encoding SMP-30/gluconolactonase/LRE family protein: protein MQAELIVDARNAVGESPVWVPGENALYWVDIPSGGLQCWNAGTGQLKGWEAPEMLACIARHQDGGWVAGMESGFFRLHPNDDGSLDSELCANVEHSRTDMRLNDGRCDRQGRFWAGSMVLNMGANVDQGRMYRYEAGQRSPVEAQLSGFIVPNGLGFSPDGRTMYLSDSHPLVQQIWAFDYDIDSGTPSNRRLFVDMQPLAGRPDGAAVDAEGCYWICANDAGLIHRFTPDGRLDRSLAVPVKKPTMCAFGGSRLDTLFVTSIRPGDDNDPQSLAGGVFALNPGVKGLAEPAFGGRKHSAN, encoded by the coding sequence ATGCAAGCTGAATTGATTGTCGACGCACGCAACGCCGTCGGGGAAAGCCCGGTGTGGGTTCCCGGGGAAAATGCGCTGTACTGGGTGGACATTCCCAGCGGCGGCCTGCAGTGCTGGAACGCCGGGACCGGTCAACTCAAAGGTTGGGAAGCCCCCGAAATGCTCGCCTGTATCGCCCGTCACCAGGACGGCGGTTGGGTGGCCGGCATGGAGAGCGGTTTCTTTCGCCTGCACCCCAACGACGACGGCAGCCTGGACAGTGAACTGTGTGCGAACGTCGAGCATAGTCGCACCGACATGCGCCTCAACGATGGTCGTTGCGACCGTCAGGGGCGTTTCTGGGCCGGCAGCATGGTGCTGAACATGGGCGCCAACGTCGACCAGGGCCGGATGTACCGTTATGAGGCTGGACAGCGCAGCCCGGTCGAGGCGCAATTGAGTGGTTTCATCGTGCCCAATGGCCTCGGTTTCAGCCCGGACGGACGGACGATGTACCTCTCCGACTCGCACCCTTTGGTGCAGCAGATCTGGGCCTTCGACTACGACATCGACAGCGGCACGCCCTCCAACCGCCGGCTGTTCGTCGACATGCAGCCCCTGGCCGGACGCCCCGACGGCGCGGCGGTGGATGCCGAGGGTTGCTATTGGATCTGCGCCAACGATGCCGGGCTGATCCATCGCTTTACCCCGGATGGCCGGCTGGACCGCTCGCTGGCCGTACCAGTGAAGAAACCGACGATGTGCGCCTTTGGCGGCAGCCGTCTGGACACCCTGTTCGTCACCTCGATCCGCCCAGGCGATGACAACGACCCGCAATCCCTGGCCGGTGGCGTGTTCGCCCTCAACCCCGGCGTCAAGGGCCTGGCTGAACCTGCTTTCGGAGGACGGAAACACTCCGCGAACTGA
- a CDS encoding TRAP transporter substrate-binding protein: MNFKRTLLIAALPLAFLAQAAHALDIKIADIHPKGYPTVVAEESMGKTLEKESNGELKFKYFPGGVLGSEKEVIEQMQAGAIQMTRVSLGIVGPVVPDVNVFNMPFIFRDQAHMRAVIDGEVGDAILDRITNSEFGLVALAWMDGGTRNLYTKKPVRKLEDLKGMKIRVQGNPMFIDTINAMGGNGIAMDTGEIFSALQTGVIDGAENNPPTMLEHNHYQNAKFYSLTGHLILPEPIVMSKITWNKLTPEQQDMVRKAAKAAQAEERVLWDKKSASSEEKLKAAGVEFITVDKKPFYDATAPIRAKYGAPYADLIKRIEAVQ; the protein is encoded by the coding sequence ATGAATTTCAAACGCACGCTTTTGATCGCCGCTTTGCCCCTGGCCTTCCTGGCGCAGGCGGCTCATGCCCTCGATATCAAGATCGCCGACATCCACCCCAAGGGCTACCCGACCGTGGTTGCCGAGGAATCCATGGGTAAAACCCTGGAAAAGGAGAGCAACGGCGAGTTGAAGTTCAAGTATTTCCCAGGCGGCGTACTGGGCTCTGAAAAAGAAGTCATCGAGCAGATGCAAGCCGGCGCGATCCAGATGACTCGCGTCAGCCTGGGTATCGTCGGCCCTGTGGTGCCGGACGTGAACGTCTTCAACATGCCATTCATCTTCCGCGACCAGGCCCACATGCGCGCCGTCATCGACGGTGAAGTGGGCGATGCGATCCTCGACCGGATCACCAACTCCGAGTTTGGCCTGGTGGCCCTGGCCTGGATGGACGGCGGCACGCGCAACCTCTACACCAAGAAGCCAGTGCGCAAGCTCGAAGACCTCAAGGGCATGAAGATTCGTGTCCAAGGCAACCCGATGTTCATCGACACCATCAATGCCATGGGCGGCAACGGTATTGCGATGGACACCGGCGAGATCTTCAGCGCCTTGCAGACCGGCGTGATCGATGGCGCGGAAAACAACCCGCCGACCATGCTCGAGCACAACCACTACCAGAACGCCAAGTTCTATAGCCTGACCGGTCACCTGATCCTGCCCGAGCCGATCGTGATGTCGAAAATCACCTGGAACAAGCTCACGCCGGAACAGCAGGACATGGTGAGAAAAGCCGCCAAGGCGGCCCAGGCCGAAGAGCGCGTGCTGTGGGACAAGAAGTCCGCCTCCAGTGAAGAAAAACTCAAGGCTGCCGGCGTGGAGTTCATCACCGTCGACAAGAAACCTTTCTACGACGCCACCGCACCGATCCGGGCCAAATACGGCGCGCCTTATGCCGACCTGATCAAGCGTATCGAAGCGGTCCAGTAA
- a CDS encoding TRAP transporter small permease has product MKNLLLRINDTIYMTCIWVAGLSVLAVALMIPWGVFARYVLGTGSSWPEPTAILLMIVFTFIGAAASYRSGSHMAVDMVTSRLPRRWQTLASVFTQLLMAAVCIFMTIWGTKLCMTTWNQFMSAIPTLRVGITYMPIPVGGFLTLIFVLEKLLLGDQSKRRVVQFDLVEENEGAA; this is encoded by the coding sequence ATGAAGAATTTACTGCTGCGTATCAACGACACGATTTACATGACTTGCATCTGGGTGGCCGGCCTTTCTGTCCTTGCCGTTGCGCTGATGATTCCGTGGGGGGTTTTTGCCCGCTACGTTCTCGGTACCGGCTCAAGCTGGCCAGAGCCTACCGCCATCTTGCTGATGATCGTCTTTACCTTCATCGGTGCCGCCGCCAGCTACCGCTCCGGCTCGCACATGGCCGTGGACATGGTCACCAGCCGCCTGCCCCGGCGCTGGCAAACCCTGGCTTCGGTTTTCACCCAGCTCCTGATGGCTGCGGTGTGCATTTTCATGACCATCTGGGGCACCAAGCTGTGCATGACCACCTGGAATCAGTTCATGAGCGCCATCCCCACCCTGCGCGTCGGCATCACCTACATGCCGATCCCGGTCGGTGGTTTCCTGACACTGATTTTTGTCCTGGAAAAGCTCTTGCTGGGTGATCAAAGCAAGCGTCGGGTCGTGCAGTTCGACCTGGTTGAAGAAAACGAAGGTGCCGCTTAA
- a CDS encoding TRAP transporter large permease: protein MDALILLGSFLLLIMIGMPVAYALGAAALIGAWWIDIPFQAMMIQITGGVNKFSLLAIPFFVLAGAIMAEGGMSRRLVAFASVLVGFVRGGLSLVNLVASSFFGAISGSSVADTASVGSVLIPEMERRGYPREFATAVTVSGSVQALLTPPSHNAVLYSLAAGGTVSIGSLFMAGIVPGIMMNLCLMALCLVFARKRNYPKGEVIPLKQALKICKEAMWGMMTLFIILGGILSGVFTATESAAIAVVWAFFVTMCIYRDYKWSELPKLMHRTVRTISIVMILIGFAASFGYIMTLMEIPAKITTAFLTLSDNRYVILMCINVMLLLLGTVMDMAPLILILTPILMPVIMGIGVDPVQFGMIMLVNLGIGLITPPVGAVLFVGSAIGKVSIESTVKALLPFYAMLFLVLLLVTYVPAISLWLPHLVL from the coding sequence ATGGACGCTCTGATTCTGCTGGGCAGTTTTTTGTTGTTGATCATGATCGGCATGCCGGTCGCCTACGCGCTGGGCGCTGCCGCCCTGATCGGGGCGTGGTGGATCGATATTCCGTTCCAGGCCATGATGATTCAGATAACGGGCGGCGTGAACAAGTTCTCGTTGCTGGCCATTCCCTTCTTCGTCCTGGCCGGTGCGATCATGGCCGAGGGCGGCATGTCCCGCCGATTGGTGGCATTTGCCAGTGTGTTGGTAGGCTTCGTGCGCGGTGGCCTGTCATTGGTCAACCTCGTAGCCTCGAGTTTTTTTGGCGCGATCTCCGGTTCCTCGGTAGCCGATACCGCTTCGGTCGGTTCGGTGCTGATTCCGGAAATGGAACGCCGCGGCTATCCGCGTGAGTTCGCCACCGCCGTCACCGTCAGTGGTTCGGTGCAAGCGCTGCTGACGCCGCCCAGCCACAACGCGGTGCTGTACTCCCTCGCCGCTGGCGGCACCGTTTCCATCGGATCGCTGTTCATGGCCGGCATCGTCCCCGGCATCATGATGAACCTCTGCCTGATGGCGCTGTGTCTGGTCTTTGCGAGAAAGCGCAATTACCCCAAGGGCGAGGTGATTCCGCTCAAGCAAGCGTTGAAGATCTGCAAGGAAGCCATGTGGGGCATGATGACCCTGTTCATCATCCTGGGCGGCATTCTCTCGGGTGTTTTCACAGCCACCGAGTCGGCCGCCATTGCCGTGGTCTGGGCATTCTTCGTGACCATGTGCATCTATCGCGACTACAAGTGGAGCGAGTTGCCGAAACTGATGCACCGCACGGTGCGCACCATCTCCATCGTGATGATCCTGATCGGCTTCGCCGCCAGCTTCGGCTACATCATGACGCTGATGGAAATCCCGGCGAAAATCACCACCGCGTTCCTGACCCTGTCGGACAACCGCTATGTGATCCTGATGTGCATCAACGTGATGTTGCTGCTGCTCGGCACCGTGATGGACATGGCGCCGCTGATCCTGATCCTGACGCCGATCCTGATGCCGGTGATCATGGGCATCGGTGTGGACCCGGTGCAGTTCGGCATGATCATGCTGGTGAACCTGGGTATCGGCCTGATCACGCCACCGGTGGGCGCGGTGTTGTTCGTGGGTTCGGCCATTGGCAAGGTCAGCATCGAAAGCACTGTCAAGGCCCTGCTGCCGTTCTACGCCATGCTGTTCCTGGTACTGCTGCTGGTGACTTACGTCCCCGCCATTTCGCTGTGGCTGCCGCATCTGGTGTTGTAA
- a CDS encoding aldose 1-epimerase — MTSLLHLEDDLTRLTVAPHLGASLVSWTLRSNGQPLLRPPAPQALENRLPGKLGCFPLIPWSNRIANGGFDCPGGWLALEANSPNEPFPIHGSAWQQAWQVIEQSPQEASLQLHSQYPFAYCADLKIRLDGGQLQISLHVTHLAEQPAWHGLGLHPYFPRTSATRLQTRATDVWLCDATKLPTELSAVPAHWNFQQPRVLPDTLVDNGFGGWDGHCLIEQPGLGYALECRASGSDYFLLYCPVGLDFFCIEPVSHPVNAHHLPGRPGLRLLEQGQSVALGFSMQCKPL; from the coding sequence ATGACCTCCCTCCTGCATCTTGAAGACGACTTGACCCGCCTCACCGTGGCGCCACACCTGGGGGCCAGCCTGGTCAGTTGGACCTTGCGCAGCAACGGCCAGCCGCTGCTGCGCCCGCCCGCACCCCAGGCGCTGGAAAACCGTCTGCCCGGCAAGCTCGGCTGTTTTCCATTGATTCCCTGGTCGAACCGGATCGCCAACGGCGGTTTCGATTGCCCTGGCGGCTGGCTGGCACTGGAGGCCAATAGCCCCAACGAGCCTTTTCCGATTCATGGCAGCGCCTGGCAACAGGCGTGGCAGGTGATCGAACAGAGCCCCCAGGAGGCATCGCTGCAACTGCACAGCCAATACCCGTTCGCCTATTGCGCCGACCTGAAAATCCGCCTGGACGGTGGCCAGTTGCAGATTTCCCTGCACGTCACCCACCTGGCTGAACAGCCGGCATGGCATGGACTGGGCTTGCACCCCTACTTTCCTCGGACCAGCGCCACACGCCTGCAAACCCGCGCCACCGACGTCTGGCTGTGCGACGCCACGAAGCTGCCGACGGAACTGAGTGCCGTCCCCGCGCACTGGAACTTCCAGCAGCCTCGCGTGCTGCCCGACACCCTCGTGGACAATGGCTTCGGCGGTTGGGACGGACACTGCCTGATCGAACAACCCGGCCTGGGCTATGCACTGGAGTGCCGAGCCAGCGGCAGCGATTACTTCCTGCTGTACTGCCCGGTGGGTCTGGACTTCTTCTGCATCGAACCGGTCAGCCACCCGGTCAATGCCCATCACCTGCCGGGACGACCGGGGTTGCGCCTGCTGGAGCAAGGGCAGTCGGTGGCGTTGGGATTTTCGATGCAGTGCAAGCCACTGTAA
- a CDS encoding sulfite exporter TauE/SafE family protein, with protein sequence MLLASFFGVAMGLVLGLTGAGGGILAVPALVLGLGLTMTQAAPVALFAVGSAAAVGAIDGLRHGLVRYRAALLIALLGAVFSPLGIFLAHQLPEKILMILFSLLMVLVAARMLRRETPQPGPSDHGAASWGQKNCMLDRQTGRLAWTPRCTATLAALGAVTGVVSGLLGVGGGFLIVPAFKQLTDVQMRGIVATSLMVISLISLIGVAGAFHAGVRIDQVGAGFIVASIVGMVLGRRLASRVPARVLQVGFAGVCLGVAVYMWVRA encoded by the coding sequence ATGTTACTGGCGAGTTTTTTCGGTGTGGCCATGGGCCTGGTCCTGGGATTGACCGGGGCGGGCGGCGGCATCCTCGCGGTTCCGGCGTTGGTGCTGGGCCTGGGCTTGACCATGACCCAGGCCGCGCCCGTGGCGTTGTTCGCCGTGGGCAGTGCGGCGGCGGTGGGCGCCATCGATGGCTTGCGCCATGGCCTGGTGCGCTATCGCGCGGCGTTGCTGATCGCCTTGCTGGGGGCGGTGTTTTCGCCCTTGGGCATTTTCCTGGCCCATCAGCTCCCGGAAAAAATCCTGATGATCCTGTTCAGCTTGTTGATGGTGCTGGTGGCGGCACGCATGTTGCGCCGGGAAACTCCGCAGCCGGGGCCGAGCGACCACGGCGCGGCCAGTTGGGGCCAGAAGAATTGCATGCTCGACCGCCAGACCGGACGCCTGGCCTGGACCCCGCGCTGCACCGCCACGCTGGCGGCGCTCGGCGCGGTGACCGGGGTGGTCTCCGGCCTGCTGGGCGTGGGTGGCGGTTTCCTGATCGTGCCGGCGTTCAAGCAACTGACCGATGTGCAGATGCGCGGGATCGTCGCCACTTCGCTGATGGTCATCAGCCTGATTTCGCTGATCGGCGTGGCGGGGGCCTTTCATGCCGGGGTGCGTATCGATCAGGTCGGGGCGGGGTTCATCGTGGCCAGCATTGTCGGCATGGTACTGGGCCGGCGGCTGGCGTCCCGAGTCCCGGCCCGGGTGTTGCAGGTGGGATTTGCCGGGGTGTGCCTGGGGGTGGCGGTGTACATGTGGGTGCGGGCGTAA
- a CDS encoding MBL fold metallo-hydrolase: MPAQIQSFLDPASQTYTHVVYEQGAGPCAVVDPVLDYDPASGRSGTTQADRVIAFVREHRLTVQWLLETHAHADHLSAAAYLRRELGGKIAIGESIGQVQNVFKALFNLEAQFAVDGSQFDHLFGPDETFFIGNLKATALHVPGHTPADMAYLIDDDVILVGDTLFMPDVGSARCDFPGGNAHHLYTSIRKLLAFPADVRLYVCHDYPPDHREPRCMSTVGEQRQHNIHVHDGIDEATFVAMRTQRDATLGMPTLLLPAIQVNVRAGNLPPAEANGVTYLKIPLNQL, encoded by the coding sequence ATGCCCGCGCAGATCCAAAGCTTCCTCGACCCCGCTTCACAGACCTACACCCATGTCGTTTATGAACAGGGCGCTGGGCCATGCGCGGTGGTCGATCCAGTGCTCGACTACGACCCGGCCTCGGGGCGCAGCGGCACCACGCAGGCCGACCGGGTGATCGCCTTCGTGCGGGAACACCGGTTGACCGTGCAATGGCTGCTGGAAACCCACGCCCACGCCGATCACCTCTCCGCCGCGGCCTACCTGCGGCGGGAACTGGGCGGCAAGATCGCCATCGGCGAGTCTATCGGCCAGGTCCAGAACGTGTTCAAGGCGCTGTTCAACCTCGAAGCGCAGTTTGCCGTGGACGGTTCGCAGTTCGATCATCTGTTCGGCCCCGATGAAACATTCTTCATCGGCAACCTCAAGGCCACTGCGCTGCACGTGCCCGGTCACACCCCGGCGGACATGGCGTACCTGATCGACGACGATGTGATCCTGGTGGGCGATACGCTGTTCATGCCCGATGTCGGCAGTGCCCGTTGCGACTTCCCCGGCGGCAACGCCCACCACCTCTACACCTCGATCCGCAAACTGTTAGCGTTTCCCGCCGACGTGCGGTTGTATGTGTGCCATGACTATCCGCCAGACCATCGCGAGCCCCGCTGCATGAGCACCGTGGGCGAACAGCGCCAGCACAATATCCACGTTCACGATGGCATCGACGAAGCGACCTTCGTCGCCATGCGCACCCAGCGCGACGCCACGTTGGGCATGCCGACGCTGCTGTTGCCGGCGATCCAGGTCAATGTGCGGGCAGGCAACCTGCCGCCGGCCGAAGCCAATGGCGTGACCTATCTGAAGATTCCGCTCAATCAGCTTTGA
- the bkdR gene encoding Bkd operon transcriptional regulator BkdR, which translates to MRKLDRTDIGILNSLQENARITNADLARSVNLSPTPCFNRVRAMEELGVIREQVTLLDADLLGLHVNVFIHVSLEKQVEEALQHFEEAISDRPEVMECYLMAGDPDYLIRVLVPTIQSLERFMMDFLTKVPGVANIRSSFALKQVRYKTALPLPANGLTLGT; encoded by the coding sequence ATGCGCAAACTGGATCGCACCGACATCGGCATTCTGAACAGCCTTCAGGAGAACGCCCGCATCACCAACGCCGATCTCGCCCGTTCGGTCAACCTTTCGCCAACGCCGTGCTTCAACCGGGTACGGGCCATGGAGGAGCTGGGGGTGATCCGCGAGCAGGTCACGCTGCTCGATGCCGACCTGCTGGGGCTGCACGTCAACGTGTTTATCCATGTCAGCCTGGAGAAGCAGGTGGAGGAGGCGCTGCAGCACTTCGAAGAGGCGATCTCCGACCGGCCCGAGGTGATGGAGTGCTACCTGATGGCGGGCGATCCGGATTACCTGATCCGTGTGCTGGTGCCGACGATCCAGTCCCTGGAGCGGTTCATGATGGACTTCCTGACCAAGGTCCCGGGCGTGGCGAATATCCGTTCCAGCTTCGCGCTCAAGCAGGTGCGCTACAAGACGGCGTTGCCGCTGCCGGCGAATGGGTTGACGTTGGGTACCTGA
- a CDS encoding 3-methyl-2-oxobutanoate dehydrogenase (2-methylpropanoyl-transferring) subunit alpha: MNPAYEPLRLHVPEPSGRPGCKTDFSYLHLSDAGTVRKPSIDVEPSDTADLARSLIRVLDDQGNAHGPWAEDVPLDILRKGMRAMLKTRIYDNRMVVAQRQKKMSFYMQSLGEEAIGSGQALALNIDDMCFPTYRQQSILMARDVPLVDMICQLLSNERDPLKGRQLPIMYSVKEAGFFTISGNLATQFIQGVGWGMASAIKGDTKIASSWIGDGATAESDFHTALTFAHVYRAPVILNVVNNQWAISTFQAIAGGEATTFAGRGVGCGIASLRVDGNDFMAVYAASRWAAERARRNLGPTLIEWVTYRAGPHSTSDDPSKYRPADDWSHFPLGDPIVRLKQHMIRIGQWSEEEHAAVTAELETQIIAAQKEAEQYGTLAGGQVPSAATMFEDVYKEMPEHLKRQRQQLGV; encoded by the coding sequence ATGAACCCAGCGTATGAACCGCTACGCCTGCACGTCCCAGAACCTTCGGGCCGTCCCGGCTGCAAGACCGACTTCTCCTACCTGCATCTGAGCGATGCGGGCACGGTGCGCAAACCCTCCATCGATGTTGAACCGTCCGATACCGCCGACTTGGCCCGGAGCCTGATCCGCGTACTCGACGACCAAGGCAATGCCCACGGTCCATGGGCCGAAGACGTGCCCCTCGACATCCTGCGCAAGGGCATGCGCGCCATGCTCAAGACGCGGATCTACGACAACCGCATGGTGGTCGCCCAACGCCAGAAAAAGATGTCGTTCTACATGCAGAGCCTCGGCGAGGAAGCCATCGGCAGCGGCCAGGCCCTGGCGCTGAACATCGATGACATGTGCTTCCCCACCTATCGCCAGCAAAGCATCCTGATGGCCCGTGACGTGCCGCTGGTGGACATGATCTGCCAACTGCTGTCCAACGAGCGGGACCCGCTCAAGGGCCGCCAGTTGCCGATCATGTATTCGGTCAAGGAAGCCGGCTTCTTCACCATCTCCGGCAACCTCGCCACGCAGTTCATCCAGGGCGTGGGTTGGGGCATGGCCTCGGCGATCAAGGGCGACACCAAGATCGCTTCATCCTGGATCGGTGACGGCGCCACCGCCGAGTCGGACTTCCACACCGCCCTCACCTTCGCCCACGTCTACCGGGCGCCGGTGATCCTCAACGTGGTCAACAACCAGTGGGCGATCTCCACCTTCCAGGCCATCGCCGGCGGTGAAGCCACCACCTTCGCCGGACGCGGCGTCGGTTGCGGCATCGCCTCGCTGCGGGTCGATGGCAACGACTTCATGGCCGTCTACGCCGCCTCGCGCTGGGCCGCCGAACGCGCCCGCCGCAACCTCGGCCCGACCCTGATCGAATGGGTCACCTACCGCGCCGGCCCGCACTCCACCTCCGACGATCCGTCCAAGTACCGGCCCGCCGACGACTGGAGCCATTTCCCGCTGGGCGACCCGATTGTCCGTCTCAAGCAACACATGATCCGCATCGGCCAATGGTCGGAAGAAGAACACGCCGCCGTCACCGCCGAGCTGGAAACCCAGATCATCGCGGCCCAGAAGGAAGCCGAACAGTACGGCACCCTCGCCGGCGGACAGGTGCCGAGCGCCGCGACCATGTTCGAAGACGTCTACAAAGAGATGCCGGAGCACTTGAAGCGCCAGCGTCAGCAGTTGGGGGTCTGA
- a CDS encoding alpha-ketoacid dehydrogenase subunit beta has protein sequence MNDHNNNIALDTAMTTTTMTMIQALRSAMDVMLERDDNVVVFGQDVGYFGGVFRCTEGLQSKYGTSRVFDAPISESGIVGVAVGMGAYGLRPVAEIQFADYVYPASDQIISEAARLRYRSAGEFTAPMTLRMPCGGGIYGGQTHSQSIEAMFTQVCGLRTVMPSNPYDAKGLLIASIENDDPVIFLEPKRLYNGPFDGHHDRPVTPWSKHPTAQVPDGYYTVPLDVAAITRPGKDVTILTYGTTVYVSQAAAEETGIDAEVIDLRSLWPLDLDTIVKSVKKTGRCVVVHEATRTCGFGAELVSLVQEHCFHHLEAPIERVTGWDTPYPHAQEWAYFPGPSRVGAALKRVMEV, from the coding sequence ATGAACGATCACAACAACAATATTGCGCTGGATACCGCCATGACCACTACCACCATGACCATGATCCAGGCCCTGCGCTCGGCCATGGACGTGATGCTCGAGCGTGACGACAACGTCGTGGTGTTCGGCCAGGACGTGGGCTACTTCGGCGGCGTGTTCCGCTGCACCGAAGGCCTGCAGAGCAAATACGGCACCTCGCGGGTGTTCGACGCGCCGATCTCAGAAAGCGGCATCGTCGGCGTGGCCGTGGGCATGGGCGCCTACGGATTGAGGCCGGTGGCCGAGATCCAGTTTGCCGACTACGTCTACCCGGCCTCCGACCAGATCATTTCCGAGGCGGCACGCCTGCGCTATCGCTCGGCCGGCGAGTTCACCGCGCCAATGACCCTGCGCATGCCCTGCGGCGGCGGCATCTACGGTGGCCAGACCCACAGCCAGAGCATCGAGGCGATGTTCACCCAGGTCTGCGGCCTGCGCACCGTGATGCCGTCGAACCCCTATGACGCCAAGGGTCTGCTGATCGCCTCCATCGAGAACGATGACCCGGTGATCTTCCTCGAACCCAAGCGCCTGTATAACGGCCCGTTCGACGGCCACCACGACCGCCCGGTAACGCCGTGGTCGAAACACCCGACGGCCCAGGTACCCGACGGCTACTACACCGTACCGCTGGATGTCGCCGCCATCACCCGTCCAGGCAAGGACGTGACCATCCTCACCTACGGCACCACGGTCTACGTGTCCCAGGCCGCAGCAGAAGAAACCGGCATCGATGCCGAGGTCATCGACCTGCGCAGCCTCTGGCCGCTGGACCTGGACACCATCGTCAAGTCGGTGAAGAAGACCGGCCGTTGCGTGGTTGTCCACGAGGCCACCCGCACCTGCGGCTTCGGCGCCGAGCTGGTGTCGCTGGTCCAGGAACATTGCTTCCATCACCTGGAAGCGCCTATCGAGCGTGTCACCGGTTGGGATACCCCCTACCCGCACGCGCAGGAGTGGGCGTATTTCCCAGGGCCGTCCCGTGTGGGCGCGGCGTTGAAACGGGTCATGGAGGTCTGA
- a CDS encoding dihydrolipoamide acetyltransferase family protein: MGTHVIKMPDIGEGIAEVELAAWHVKVGDLVTEDQVLADVMTDKAMVDIPSPVHGRVIALGGEPGEVMAVGSELIRIEVEGAGNLKESAQPSAAAPAAEPAPPKAPEPAAEKPVAAPLPARQPQAPVARDPDERPLASPAVRKHALDLGIQLRLVQGSGPAGRVLHEDLEAYLAQGPSTPAKGGSGYAERHDEQQVPVIGMRRKIAQRMQEATQRAAHFSYVEEIDVTALEELRVHLNEKHGASRGKLTLLPFLVRALVVALRDFPQMNARYDDEAQVITRSGAVHVGVATQSDVGLMVPVVRHAEARSLWDSAAEISRLATAARNGKASRDELSGSTITLTSLGALGGIVSTPVLNLPEVAIVGVNKIVERPVVIKGQVVIRKMMNLSSSFDHRVVDGMDAAQFIQALRGLLEQPATLFVD, encoded by the coding sequence ATGGGCACGCACGTTATCAAGATGCCGGACATCGGCGAAGGCATTGCGGAAGTGGAACTGGCGGCATGGCACGTCAAGGTCGGTGACCTGGTGACCGAGGATCAGGTCCTGGCCGACGTCATGACCGACAAGGCCATGGTGGACATCCCCTCGCCCGTGCATGGCCGGGTCATCGCCCTGGGCGGTGAGCCGGGTGAAGTCATGGCGGTGGGCAGCGAACTGATCCGCATTGAAGTGGAAGGTGCCGGCAACCTGAAGGAATCGGCACAACCGTCGGCTGCGGCGCCGGCCGCCGAGCCCGCGCCGCCCAAAGCGCCTGAGCCCGCGGCGGAGAAACCTGTCGCCGCGCCACTCCCGGCGCGGCAACCCCAGGCGCCGGTGGCCCGCGATCCCGACGAGCGCCCGTTGGCCTCGCCGGCGGTGCGCAAACACGCCCTGGACCTGGGCATTCAGCTGCGTCTGGTCCAGGGCAGCGGCCCTGCCGGTCGGGTGCTGCACGAAGACCTGGAAGCCTATCTGGCCCAGGGCCCCTCGACCCCGGCCAAGGGCGGCTCAGGCTACGCCGAACGTCACGACGAGCAGCAGGTCCCGGTGATCGGCATGCGGCGCAAGATCGCCCAGCGCATGCAGGAAGCCACCCAGCGCGCCGCCCATTTCAGCTACGTCGAGGAAATCGACGTCACCGCTCTCGAAGAGCTGCGGGTTCATCTGAATGAAAAGCACGGTGCCAGTCGTGGCAAGCTGACCTTGCTGCCGTTCCTGGTGCGGGCGCTGGTCGTGGCCTTGCGGGACTTCCCGCAGATGAACGCGCGCTATGACGATGAAGCCCAGGTTATCACCCGCTCCGGTGCGGTGCATGTCGGCGTTGCCACCCAGAGCGACGTTGGCCTGATGGTACCGGTGGTGCGTCACGCCGAGGCCCGCAGCCTGTGGGACAGCGCGGCGGAAATCTCGCGCCTGGCCACGGCGGCCCGCAATGGCAAGGCCAGCCGCGACGAACTGTCCGGCTCGACCATCACCCTGACCAGCCTCGGCGCGTTGGGCGGGATCGTCAGCACTCCGGTGCTGAACCTGCCGGAAGTGGCGATCGTCGGCGTGAACAAAATCGTCGAACGGCCCGTGGTGATCAAGGGCCAGGTGGTGATCCGCAAGATGATGAACCTCTCCAGCTCCTTCGATCACCGGGTGGTCGATGGCATGGACGCTGCGCAATTCATCCAGGCCCTGCGCGGCCTGCTTGAACAACCCGCCACCTTGTTTGTGGACTGA